Part of the Geodermatophilus obscurus DSM 43160 genome is shown below.
CTCGGCAGGCCGGCACGCTGACGCACGGTGGGGACGGCGGGGGAGCGAGCCGCGGGAGGCCGACGTGCCCGGGAGCGAACAGACGTGGGTCGCGCGGATCACGCCCGCGGCCGGGCACAGCGTCGCGACCCTTCTCGGCCTGCCCCTGGGCCTCGACGTCTGGGAACGCCAGGCCGACGCCCTCGTGGTCGCCGCGCCCGACAGCCGGCTCCTCGAACTGGAGCGGCGGCGGCTCGCCCACGTCGAGCGCTGGGGCACGACGGCGGAGTACGAGGCCCAGCTGCGCAGCCGGTCAGCGGACGCGCCTGACGACTCCTGACCTCCTCGCCGCCGGGCCGGTCACCGCTCTGCCGGCGTCCCGGCGGGCCCGCTGACCACCGGGGTCCGGTGCTCCGTCGTCGTCCCGAGGGCGGGGGAGTACCGGAAGCACAGGCCGGTGGGGCGGCCGTCGGCGTCCGGGGTGGCCAGGGCGTCCTGGGCCAGCAGCCGCAGCTCGAACATCAGGCCGAGGGCGGGCCGCAGGCCGTCGGGTGCACCGTCGAAGGTCAGCTGCAGAGCCTGCAGCAGCCTGGTGTAGCAGTCGGTGAACCGCTCGGCCGCGAACCGCGACCTGCTCCCCGGCCGGTGGGCCTCGAGGCGGGGGTGCGGCGGCATCGGCCACACGCCGTCCGGGTCGAACGGGACCGGGGCGCCCGTGTACGAGAAGCCCTGCGGCACCGACGGGTCCGCCACCAGCCGCCGCCCGTGCACGAGTTCCGCGAAGCGGTAGTAGTGGGCCGGCTCCCCCTCTCTGTCGAGCGGGCTGCTGCTCGTGCCCTCACCCTCCTCGGCGACCAGCTCCAGGGCGGTGACGGCGCTGGACACGTCGCGGATGGGGAACAGCTGGTCCGGCGGGAACCAGTCGCGGTCGACCACCTGGCGCGTGGGGTCGCCCACGAACGCGGAGTCGCCCAGCTCCGTCAGCTTGTCGCGCAGCGCTGCGTAGAACTCCCCGATCGTGGCGAACTGCGGGTCTGCTGCACGGTCGGCCGACCCGCCGGGGAGGTGCAGCGGCCGCTCCGGCTCCTCGATGCGCATGAAGACGTCGCGGACGAGGTCCGGCGAGTAGGGGGCCAGGTCCACCACGACGGAGTGTCCGACGTTCATCGGCAGCACCGTCGGGTAGTCGGGGACGAAGTCGGGTGCCGCGATCCGTGGCCGGCCCCCGAGGGCCAGCAGCAGGTTCGCGGCGACGGTCAGGTGCAGCATCTCCTCGACGGCCACGCCACGGACGGCCGCCGCGATCTCCGCATTGGTCCCCGGCCGGAGCGTGTAGTACGCCGTGAGGTAGGGCGGGACGGTCGAGTGCTCGAGCTCGATCGCCAGCTGGACGAAGCGGTGCAGATCCGCCCGGCCGGCGGCATCCCGCACACCGGAGACCAGCGTCCTGTCGACGGCGAGCATCAGTCGTCCCTCCCGGCTGCCCGGAGCAACTGCTCGAGGGCCTGCGGCAGGGCCACGGCCTTCCCGCCGATCTCGCCGACGTCCCCGGTGCCGCGCCCGTCGTCGGACGGCGGGGCAGCGGCGGAGTCCGACGCCGTCCGCGGTGCGGGCGCCGCCGCGCCCGGACGCGGACCGTGCACGAGGCGGCGCTCGCCGTACCCGTTGCGGTCACGCAGCCAGGCCAGCAGCATCTCCCGGCGGGCGTCGGACAGCTCCCTGGTGACGGGCATGTGGTTCGGGTCGTCGAGCGGCCGGGAG
Proteins encoded:
- a CDS encoding ferritin-like domain-containing protein, translating into MLAVDRTLVSGVRDAAGRADLHRFVQLAIELEHSTVPPYLTAYYTLRPGTNAEIAAAVRGVAVEEMLHLTVAANLLLALGGRPRIAAPDFVPDYPTVLPMNVGHSVVVDLAPYSPDLVRDVFMRIEEPERPLHLPGGSADRAADPQFATIGEFYAALRDKLTELGDSAFVGDPTRQVVDRDWFPPDQLFPIRDVSSAVTALELVAEEGEGTSSSPLDREGEPAHYYRFAELVHGRRLVADPSVPQGFSYTGAPVPFDPDGVWPMPPHPRLEAHRPGSRSRFAAERFTDCYTRLLQALQLTFDGAPDGLRPALGLMFELRLLAQDALATPDADGRPTGLCFRYSPALGTTTEHRTPVVSGPAGTPAER